Proteins encoded by one window of Halobaculum halobium:
- a CDS encoding Lrp/AsnC family transcriptional regulator → MVHAFVMVKVSGDADTQGVADAVSGIETVTEAHVVAGDFDVIAEVDAPDMYTVLDTVADAVRGVDGVTDTRTYVSMTE, encoded by the coding sequence ATGGTTCACGCGTTCGTGATGGTGAAGGTGAGCGGGGACGCGGACACGCAGGGCGTCGCAGACGCGGTCTCGGGGATCGAGACGGTCACGGAGGCGCACGTCGTCGCCGGAGACTTCGACGTGATCGCGGAGGTCGACGCGCCCGACATGTACACCGTGCTCGACACCGTCGCCGACGCGGTCCGCGGCGTCGACGGCGTCACCGACACCCGGACGTACGTGTCGATGACGGAGTGA
- a CDS encoding potassium channel family protein, giving the protein MRFIVIGGGRVGLRTARVLREEGHDVTVVERDADRADRARADGFSVVEGDGAREGVLSEAAVERADAVGALTGDLNVNFAACMIAKHHGCRTVMRIDEDYREEIYQKYADEVDEIIYPERLGAIGAKNALLGGNVRAIADIAEHLQVLLFTIPEASPMRGYTLSEVELPANARLLAFGKRDEPMGIPLPDNSLETGDRVAVLADFDVLDDVRQLLVGDDAGETLASAASAGGGA; this is encoded by the coding sequence ATGCGTTTCATTGTCATCGGAGGCGGTCGCGTCGGCCTGCGCACGGCGCGGGTGCTCCGCGAGGAGGGCCACGACGTGACGGTCGTCGAGCGCGACGCCGATCGGGCGGACCGGGCCCGAGCCGACGGCTTCAGCGTCGTCGAGGGCGACGGCGCCCGCGAGGGCGTGCTGTCGGAGGCGGCCGTCGAGCGCGCGGACGCCGTCGGCGCGCTGACGGGCGATCTGAACGTGAACTTCGCGGCGTGCATGATCGCGAAGCACCACGGCTGTCGCACCGTGATGCGCATCGATGAGGACTACCGCGAGGAGATCTACCAGAAGTACGCCGACGAGGTCGACGAGATCATCTACCCCGAGCGCCTGGGCGCGATCGGCGCGAAGAACGCCCTGTTGGGCGGGAACGTCCGCGCAATCGCCGACATCGCCGAGCACCTGCAGGTGTTGTTGTTCACGATCCCCGAGGCGTCCCCGATGCGCGGGTACACCCTCTCGGAGGTCGAACTGCCCGCGAACGCGCGGCTGCTGGCGTTCGGCAAGCGCGACGAGCCGATGGGGATCCCGCTGCCAGACAACTCCCTGGAGACGGGCGACCGCGTCGCCGTCCTCGCGGACTTCGACGTGCTCGACGACGTGCGTCAGCTGCTCGTCGGCGACGACGCCGGCGAGACGCTCGCCTCGGCCGCGAGCGCGGGGGGTGGTGCCTGA
- a CDS encoding Lrp/AsnC family transcriptional regulator, whose protein sequence is MVVAYVMVKATSGDADRICDAILDLEGVVEAHVVAGDMDFVVKVDVAEPAEVKRVAADGVQGISGVEDTHTYIAMG, encoded by the coding sequence ATGGTCGTCGCGTACGTGATGGTGAAAGCCACCTCCGGCGACGCAGACCGGATCTGCGACGCGATCCTCGATCTCGAGGGGGTGGTCGAAGCGCACGTCGTCGCCGGCGACATGGACTTCGTCGTGAAAGTCGACGTGGCCGAACCGGCCGAGGTGAAGCGCGTCGCCGCCGACGGCGTCCAAGGAATCTCCGGCGTCGAGGACACTCACACCTACATCGCGATGGGGTGA
- a CDS encoding DUF5813 family protein, whose amino-acid sequence MSDTDADSALPGRVRRAARDHDAVEDDAPDGTLAVTSTPFDAALAVAEADDGRVEFDVTVSVPTLSAVAEDDVADVVEDGWLDTFERRIAAVGDVTAAGHDLAPAVERAGDEVTVAESIRDVNERRGLNDAVAIVDFVEGTYVQGVIPGYEYGEPVTGLIGRARAAAGDEGDGTF is encoded by the coding sequence ATGAGCGACACCGACGCAGACTCCGCCCTCCCCGGCCGCGTCCGCCGCGCCGCCCGCGACCACGACGCCGTCGAGGACGACGCCCCCGACGGCACGCTCGCGGTCACGTCGACACCGTTCGACGCCGCGCTCGCCGTCGCCGAGGCCGACGACGGCCGCGTCGAGTTCGACGTGACCGTCTCCGTCCCGACGCTCTCGGCCGTCGCCGAGGACGACGTGGCGGACGTGGTCGAGGACGGCTGGCTCGACACCTTCGAGCGCCGGATCGCGGCCGTCGGCGACGTGACAGCCGCCGGCCACGACCTGGCCCCCGCGGTCGAGCGCGCCGGCGACGAGGTGACCGTCGCGGAATCGATCCGGGACGTGAACGAGCGTCGCGGCCTGAACGACGCGGTCGCGATCGTCGACTTCGTCGAAGGGACGTACGTGCAGGGCGTGATTCCCGGCTACGAGTACGGCGAGCCGGTGACCGGGCTCATCGGTCGGGCGCGAGCCGCCGCCGGCGACGAGGGCGACGGGACGTTCTGA
- a CDS encoding carboxylate--amine ligase translates to MADTFHDTDALVAALSDADLDRPPALVANAHITGVSVARALSAHDVPVIALDRTDSGVAPPSDAVDYAGQVTYPLDDADGFRADVERIAGALAFEPVAFACMDEWVRGFAETEPAGVRLPFSDLAGVERVLDKANLYALCEELGVPYPETYEVGETDADEIVERLAFPFVVKPAHKRKFEEAFGTNVIEVEDRGEFEDVVAEAEEYGATVLAQERVNVAVGADTSLASYVPPESADRDPLAVVGNAAVRYPEFGSSCLVERVEEPAVREHALTVLEETGYHGISESEFVYDADREEYVLLDVNTRPWKWISMPVAAGANLPMAAYADAVAEEEYEAEAATDGPRDGRWVYLPDYVRRCLTDEAFWDVLSEDDWRSLFSGEFEREGELTTGLYRPSDPAPAVRYLTGEFTDREYYCSC, encoded by the coding sequence ATGGCCGACACGTTCCACGACACCGACGCGCTCGTCGCGGCGCTTTCGGACGCCGACCTCGACCGCCCGCCGGCGCTCGTCGCCAACGCGCACATCACGGGCGTGAGCGTCGCCCGCGCCCTCTCGGCGCACGACGTGCCCGTGATCGCGCTGGATCGCACCGATTCGGGGGTGGCGCCGCCCTCCGACGCAGTCGACTACGCCGGGCAGGTCACGTACCCGCTGGACGACGCCGACGGCTTCCGGGCGGACGTGGAGCGCATCGCCGGCGCCCTCGCCTTCGAACCGGTCGCGTTCGCCTGTATGGACGAGTGGGTCCGCGGGTTCGCCGAGACCGAGCCCGCGGGCGTCCGCCTCCCCTTCTCGGATCTCGCGGGCGTCGAACGCGTGCTCGACAAGGCGAACCTCTACGCGCTGTGTGAAGAGCTGGGCGTCCCGTACCCCGAGACGTACGAGGTCGGGGAGACCGATGCCGACGAGATCGTCGAACGCCTGGCGTTCCCGTTCGTCGTCAAGCCCGCGCACAAGCGGAAGTTCGAGGAGGCGTTCGGAACGAACGTCATCGAGGTCGAAGACCGCGGGGAGTTCGAAGACGTCGTCGCCGAGGCCGAGGAGTACGGCGCGACCGTGCTCGCACAAGAGAGGGTGAACGTGGCGGTCGGCGCCGACACCTCCCTCGCGAGCTACGTGCCGCCCGAGTCGGCCGACCGCGACCCGTTGGCGGTCGTCGGCAACGCGGCCGTCAGGTACCCCGAGTTCGGGAGTTCCTGTCTCGTCGAGCGCGTCGAGGAGCCCGCGGTGCGCGAGCACGCGCTGACGGTGCTGGAGGAGACGGGCTATCACGGCATCAGCGAGTCGGAGTTCGTGTACGACGCGGACCGCGAGGAGTACGTGCTGCTCGACGTGAACACGCGGCCCTGGAAGTGGATCTCCATGCCCGTCGCCGCCGGCGCGAACCTCCCGATGGCCGCCTACGCCGACGCGGTGGCTGAGGAGGAGTACGAGGCCGAGGCGGCGACGGACGGCCCGCGCGACGGGCGCTGGGTGTACCTCCCGGACTACGTCCGCCGGTGTCTCACCGACGAGGCGTTCTGGGACGTGCTCTCCGAGGACGATTGGAGGAGCCTGTTCTCGGGCGAGTTCGAGCGCGAGGGGGAGCTGACGACCGGACTCTACCGCCCGAGCGACCCCGCCCCCGCGGTGAGGTATCTAACCGGGGAATTCACCGACCGCGAGTACTACTGCTCGTGTTGA
- a CDS encoding HalOD1 output domain-containing protein → MSNDSESQIIHRKLETDVENPGVQIAEIVQDIEEKEATDLSTIYECVDGVLDHVFSTPPSPQAQMQIEFSYESYRITVHQDGEATFVKTN, encoded by the coding sequence ATGAGTAACGACTCCGAGTCACAGATCATCCACCGCAAACTCGAGACGGACGTGGAGAACCCGGGGGTGCAGATAGCCGAGATCGTTCAGGACATCGAGGAGAAGGAGGCGACTGACCTGTCGACCATCTACGAGTGCGTCGACGGCGTGCTCGATCACGTCTTCTCCACGCCGCCGTCGCCGCAGGCACAGATGCAGATCGAGTTCAGCTACGAGTCGTACCGGATCACCGTGCATCAGGACGGCGAGGCGACCTTCGTGAAGACGAACTGA
- a CDS encoding Vms1/Ankzf1 family peptidyl-tRNA hydrolase — protein MIDRLLGRKRLKERIAELEGERDDAVAHMEAEERRRGEAARKRQAAEKRVNELETRVTELEDRLERAETREAAGSVDFRRVETLRPGRRDDVLARLRSLETGAEGALSAFVAADGDVPDAVSEALGERASLVRRAAPTLVYLDDAGLVSCALEPALDPEPFCGWDDSFRVEDDWFRPMGTFAFGLVRSDTFAVGVYEGDERVDLETVRTDVMDEHDKGGFSQARYERLREEQIDEHLDECREALSGVPAGLDRTVLVGERGVVKRLAEFADYTAGSDATGKPEPALDEAFAEFWTARLRVI, from the coding sequence ATGATCGATCGACTCCTCGGCCGTAAGCGACTGAAGGAGCGCATCGCCGAGTTGGAGGGGGAGCGCGACGACGCAGTCGCGCACATGGAAGCCGAGGAGCGGCGCCGCGGCGAGGCGGCGCGCAAGCGTCAGGCGGCCGAAAAGCGCGTCAACGAGTTGGAGACGCGTGTCACGGAGTTGGAGGACAGACTGGAACGCGCCGAGACGCGAGAGGCGGCGGGGAGCGTCGACTTCCGCCGCGTCGAGACGCTCCGTCCGGGTCGCCGCGACGACGTCCTCGCGCGCTTGCGGAGCCTAGAGACGGGGGCGGAGGGCGCGCTCTCGGCGTTTGTCGCCGCCGACGGCGACGTGCCCGACGCGGTGAGCGAGGCGCTCGGCGAGCGCGCGTCGCTCGTCCGGCGAGCGGCGCCGACGCTGGTGTACCTCGATGACGCGGGGCTCGTGTCGTGCGCGCTGGAACCGGCACTCGACCCCGAGCCGTTCTGCGGGTGGGACGACTCGTTTCGGGTCGAGGACGACTGGTTCCGCCCGATGGGAACGTTCGCGTTCGGACTGGTCCGCTCGGACACGTTCGCCGTCGGCGTGTACGAGGGCGACGAGCGCGTCGACCTGGAGACGGTGCGGACGGACGTGATGGACGAGCACGACAAGGGCGGCTTCTCGCAGGCCCGCTACGAGCGGCTGCGTGAGGAGCAGATCGACGAGCACCTCGACGAGTGTCGCGAGGCGCTGTCCGGGGTGCCGGCGGGTCTCGACCGCACGGTGCTGGTCGGCGAACGCGGGGTGGTGAAGCGGCTGGCGGAGTTCGCCGACTACACGGCTGGGAGCGACGCGACCGGAAAACCGGAGCCCGCCCTGGACGAGGCGTTCGCAGAGTTCTGGACGGCGCGGCTGCGAGTGATCTGA
- a CDS encoding DUF5802 family protein, with amino-acid sequence MFERFSHGYYLGELYVQPSGDDGAAAIKRADHEHVNEQLYGDEEGITRLDNPLVMKVGTKHFPVVGDEDVPSGTLALPEPAVPEDLKYRLPGRSEVFLANAERARDLIRFTGWEGDTGDPAEYA; translated from the coding sequence ATGTTCGAACGGTTCTCACACGGCTACTACCTGGGCGAACTGTACGTGCAGCCCAGCGGCGACGATGGCGCGGCGGCGATCAAGCGGGCGGACCACGAGCACGTGAACGAACAGTTGTACGGTGACGAGGAGGGGATCACTCGACTCGACAACCCGCTCGTGATGAAGGTCGGGACCAAGCACTTCCCGGTCGTCGGCGACGAGGACGTTCCTTCCGGGACGCTTGCGCTGCCCGAACCCGCGGTGCCGGAAGACCTCAAGTACCGCCTGCCGGGCCGCAGCGAAGTGTTCCTCGCCAACGCCGAGCGCGCCCGCGACCTGATCCGGTTCACCGGGTGGGAGGGCGACACCGGCGACCCCGCGGAGTACGCCTGA
- a CDS encoding aldo/keto reductase, giving the protein MTDFQRFGLGTYQLTGPQCVDSVATAVEAGYECIDTAQGYQNEALVREGIEAAGADPEDLFVATKLKTDNLAYDDAYDTAHESAARLGVDAIDLLYVHWPINSYDAEETARALNDLVAEGTVDRVGLSNFRPDQLDEAREHLDVDIFAHQVECHPMLQQEALREYAREDGHWLVAYCPIARNQVADIDEIVAIAEAHDATPAQVSIAWLLAHDELAAIPKATSAEHIRDNLAATELTLADEEVATIDDLAEEHRIVDFDEAPWNQADA; this is encoded by the coding sequence ATGACCGACTTCCAGCGGTTCGGCCTCGGCACGTACCAGCTCACCGGCCCCCAGTGCGTCGACAGCGTCGCGACCGCCGTCGAGGCGGGCTACGAGTGCATCGACACCGCGCAGGGCTACCAGAACGAAGCGCTCGTCCGCGAGGGGATCGAGGCCGCCGGCGCCGACCCCGAGGACCTGTTCGTCGCCACGAAGCTCAAGACAGACAACCTTGCCTACGACGACGCCTACGACACCGCCCACGAGTCCGCCGCGCGCCTCGGCGTCGACGCCATCGACTTGCTGTACGTCCACTGGCCGATCAACAGCTACGACGCCGAGGAGACGGCCCGAGCGCTGAACGATCTCGTCGCCGAGGGCACCGTCGACCGCGTCGGCCTGTCGAACTTCCGCCCCGACCAACTCGACGAGGCGCGTGAGCATCTCGACGTGGACATCTTCGCCCATCAGGTCGAGTGTCACCCGATGCTCCAGCAGGAAGCGCTGCGTGAGTACGCCCGCGAGGACGGCCACTGGCTCGTCGCCTACTGTCCGATCGCGCGCAACCAAGTCGCGGACATCGACGAGATCGTCGCGATCGCCGAGGCTCACGACGCGACGCCCGCGCAGGTGTCGATCGCGTGGCTGCTCGCGCACGACGAGCTCGCCGCCATCCCGAAGGCGACGAGCGCAGAGCACATCCGCGACAACCTCGCCGCCACCGAGCTGACGCTGGCCGACGAGGAGGTCGCGACGATCGACGACCTCGCCGAGGAGCACCGCATCGTCGACTTCGATGAAGCGCCCTGGAATCAGGCCGACGCCTGA
- the ppc gene encoding phosphoenolpyruvate carboxylase, whose product MSFDERDVGRDIRELAALLGEVLERQTSKDAFDTVEDVRRASIDYRRGDAPSRDPVRERLSGLDPETIRTVARAYAAYFELVNVAEERERVRAVRRGRAEGDLGDGLDRTAEALAEVDADTAQQVLEDVRVIPTFTAHPTEARRKTVKAKLRRIAEVLRDLDERRLTDSEFDGLERDLESEVETLWSTRQVRPRRPTPTDEARDVRWYLENTLFDVAAEAEAALADRVTEAHPDLDAADAADAAGTLDFRSWAGSDRDGNPFVTPEVTSDTLEAQRDAVLDRYVDALSDVRGALSQEGGRLEHTDEFTERVAVDREAVPAVADDADERYPEEPYRRAATAIRARVERVDDLRPGGYEDPDEFVASLRALAADLRANGHETTAAERVDPLVRRVETFGFSLAALDLRDHRENHTETVADVLAREGLDYEAMDEDERVAVLTESVVDDAVGSLDPGEAFSETSERVCRRFRALADWHREYGEEAIDAYCISMTEHPSHVLEVLYLADLAGVVDLPDHCGLDVVPLLETASALANARDILGTLVNNDAYGAALSARGNLQEVMLGYSDSNKENGPLAAAWDLHQNARRLAEVADDLGVELRLFHGRGGSISRGGGPMNEAMLALPPETATGEIKFTEQGEAIAEKFANPRVAERELEQMLDAQVRARLRALQGNAQPVHDEWEAAMNAAGEGAREAYQDLLETDGFVEFFETATPITVIEDLNMGSRPASRSGERTVEDLRAIPWVFSWTQSRAILPGWFSTASGLETYLNDGGDLDTLREMYDEWPFFRTTIDHVALSLARTELEIAAEYADLAPEELREEFFPRIEAEYERAVELVREISGRDELVNREWLDESLDRRNPYVDPLNLLQIDLLSRTHLTEPEERALRLTVKGIAAGMKNTG is encoded by the coding sequence ATGTCATTCGATGAGCGGGATGTCGGTCGCGACATCCGCGAGTTGGCTGCGCTGTTGGGCGAGGTGCTCGAACGCCAGACGTCGAAGGACGCGTTCGACACCGTCGAAGACGTTCGTCGGGCGTCTATCGACTACCGGCGCGGCGACGCGCCGTCTCGCGATCCGGTTCGCGAGCGGCTCTCGGGACTGGACCCGGAGACGATCCGGACCGTCGCACGGGCGTACGCGGCGTACTTCGAACTGGTCAACGTCGCCGAGGAGCGCGAGCGGGTTCGCGCTGTCCGCCGAGGGCGTGCGGAGGGGGACCTTGGCGACGGGCTCGACCGAACCGCCGAGGCGCTCGCCGAGGTGGACGCCGACACCGCCCAGCAGGTGCTGGAGGACGTGCGGGTGATCCCGACGTTCACCGCCCACCCGACGGAGGCGCGGCGAAAGACGGTGAAAGCGAAGCTCCGACGCATCGCGGAGGTCCTCCGTGACCTCGACGAGCGGCGGCTCACCGACAGCGAGTTCGACGGGCTCGAACGCGACCTGGAGTCGGAAGTCGAGACGCTGTGGTCGACGCGACAGGTCCGCCCCCGGCGGCCCACGCCCACGGACGAGGCCCGCGACGTCCGCTGGTACCTGGAGAACACGCTGTTCGACGTGGCCGCGGAGGCCGAGGCGGCGCTGGCGGACCGCGTGACTGAGGCGCACCCGGACCTGGACGCGGCCGACGCTGCCGACGCCGCGGGCACGCTCGACTTCCGGTCGTGGGCCGGCTCGGACCGCGACGGCAACCCGTTCGTCACGCCGGAGGTGACCAGCGACACGCTGGAGGCACAGCGAGACGCCGTGCTCGACCGCTACGTAGACGCTCTCTCCGACGTTCGCGGCGCGCTCAGCCAGGAGGGCGGGCGCCTCGAGCACACCGACGAGTTCACCGAGCGCGTCGCCGTCGACCGCGAGGCAGTGCCGGCGGTCGCGGACGACGCCGACGAGCGTTACCCCGAAGAGCCGTACCGCCGCGCCGCGACGGCGATTCGCGCCCGCGTCGAACGGGTCGACGACCTCCGGCCCGGCGGCTACGAGGACCCCGACGAATTCGTCGCGTCGCTGCGGGCGCTCGCGGCCGACCTGCGCGCCAACGGTCACGAGACGACCGCCGCCGAGCGCGTCGACCCGCTGGTGCGTCGCGTCGAGACGTTCGGCTTCTCGCTCGCGGCGCTGGACCTGCGCGACCACCGCGAGAACCACACCGAGACGGTCGCGGACGTGCTCGCTCGCGAGGGGCTCGACTACGAGGCCATGGACGAAGACGAGCGCGTGGCGGTGCTCACGGAGTCCGTCGTCGACGACGCGGTCGGCAGCCTCGACCCCGGCGAGGCGTTCTCGGAGACCAGCGAACGCGTCTGCCGGCGGTTCCGCGCGCTGGCCGACTGGCACCGCGAGTACGGCGAGGAGGCGATCGACGCGTACTGCATCTCGATGACCGAGCACCCGTCGCACGTGCTCGAAGTGCTGTACCTCGCAGACCTGGCTGGCGTCGTCGACCTCCCGGACCACTGCGGCCTCGACGTGGTGCCGCTGCTGGAGACGGCGTCGGCGCTGGCGAACGCCCGCGACATCCTCGGCACGCTCGTGAACAACGACGCCTACGGCGCGGCGTTGAGCGCGCGCGGGAACCTCCAAGAAGTGATGCTCGGGTACTCCGACTCCAACAAGGAGAACGGTCCGCTGGCGGCCGCCTGGGACCTCCACCAGAACGCCCGACGGCTCGCGGAGGTCGCCGACGACCTGGGCGTCGAACTGCGGCTGTTCCACGGTCGCGGCGGCTCCATCTCCCGCGGCGGCGGCCCGATGAACGAGGCGATGCTCGCGCTGCCACCCGAGACGGCGACCGGCGAGATCAAGTTCACCGAGCAAGGCGAGGCGATCGCAGAGAAGTTCGCGAACCCGCGCGTCGCCGAGCGCGAACTGGAGCAGATGCTCGACGCGCAGGTCCGCGCGCGACTGCGCGCGCTCCAGGGGAACGCCCAGCCGGTCCACGACGAGTGGGAGGCGGCGATGAACGCGGCCGGCGAGGGCGCCCGCGAGGCGTATCAGGACCTGTTGGAGACCGACGGCTTCGTCGAGTTCTTCGAGACGGCCACGCCCATCACCGTCATCGAGGACCTCAACATGGGCTCGCGGCCGGCCTCGCGCTCGGGCGAGCGGACGGTCGAGGACCTGCGCGCCATCCCGTGGGTGTTCTCGTGGACGCAGAGCCGCGCCATCCTCCCCGGCTGGTTCTCGACCGCCTCCGGGCTTGAGACGTACCTGAACGACGGCGGCGACCTCGACACGCTTCGGGAGATGTACGACGAGTGGCCGTTCTTCCGGACGACGATCGACCACGTCGCGCTGTCGCTGGCCCGCACGGAACTGGAGATCGCCGCCGAGTACGCCGATCTCGCCCCCGAGGAACTCCGCGAGGAGTTCTTCCCGCGGATCGAAGCCGAGTACGAGCGCGCCGTCGAGTTGGTCCGCGAGATCTCCGGTCGCGACGAACTGGTCAATCGCGAGTGGCTCGACGAGAGCCTCGACCGCCGGAACCCCTACGTCGACCCGCTGAACCTCCTGCAGATCGACCTGCTCTCGCGGACCCACCTGACGGAACCGGAGGAGCGGGCGCTTCGCCTGACGGTGAAGGGCATCGCGGCGGGGATGAAGAACACCGGATAA
- a CDS encoding Rieske 2Fe-2S domain-containing protein: protein MSADDDKYPGESGRRRFVKGVVGGAALAGVGATGSAAVNSLTTSPGRGGGATEAMAIENTAGPAPRGMPQVPVEIQSDGTIKGVWPEVSTREQGGVTINIAEMDMGGKTYSSEWFQYCGVETYEGIQPQYESDNVFYVGGSPGFEWQSDIESGTALNIDMFDDYETWGNGIGVEGIGKAGTANWRSQDTEDTIPVNILRSTVIEQLAENGEAPAPDQDEPYTVTSDVQQWLQASTSQGVIAWLNKCTHFCCVPAFKAEGGVKFNASNEVYCPCHQSVYEPFSIVSTLFTARPRPDE, encoded by the coding sequence ATGAGCGCAGACGACGACAAGTACCCCGGCGAGTCCGGTCGTCGCCGGTTCGTCAAGGGCGTCGTGGGCGGAGCGGCCCTCGCGGGCGTCGGGGCCACCGGGTCGGCTGCCGTCAACAGCCTCACCACCTCCCCCGGACGCGGTGGGGGTGCCACCGAGGCGATGGCTATCGAGAACACCGCAGGGCCGGCGCCACGCGGCATGCCGCAGGTCCCCGTCGAGATCCAAAGCGACGGCACAATCAAGGGAGTCTGGCCGGAGGTGTCGACCCGTGAGCAAGGCGGGGTCACGATCAACATCGCCGAGATGGACATGGGCGGCAAGACGTACTCCTCCGAGTGGTTCCAGTACTGCGGCGTCGAGACGTACGAGGGGATCCAGCCGCAGTACGAGTCGGACAACGTGTTCTACGTCGGCGGCTCCCCGGGCTTCGAATGGCAGAGCGACATCGAGTCGGGCACCGCCCTCAACATCGACATGTTCGACGACTACGAGACCTGGGGCAACGGGATCGGCGTCGAGGGCATCGGGAAGGCCGGAACCGCCAACTGGCGCTCGCAGGACACCGAGGACACGATCCCCGTGAATATCCTCCGGTCGACGGTCATCGAACAGCTCGCGGAGAACGGGGAGGCGCCCGCCCCGGACCAGGACGAGCCGTACACCGTCACCTCCGACGTGCAGCAGTGGCTCCAGGCGTCGACCTCTCAGGGCGTCATCGCGTGGCTCAACAAGTGTACGCACTTCTGCTGTGTCCCCGCGTTCAAGGCCGAGGGCGGCGTGAAGTTCAACGCCTCGAACGAGGTCTACTGCCCGTGCCACCAGTCGGTGTACGAGCCGTTCAGCATCGTCTCGACGCTGTTCACCGCGCGTCCGCGCCCCGACGAGTAG
- the trpD gene encoding anthranilate phosphoribosyltransferase: MQEYIERATEGENLSVAEAREASTRVFEGATEAQIGALLAALRAKGETEAEIAGFAQGMREAARTIEPDAGPLVDTCGTGGDDYNTINVSTTSAIAAAGAGVTVAKHGNYSVSSSSGSADVLEVAGVEVDAEPPAVEDAIERDGIGFMLATVFHPAMKAVIGPRKELGMRTVFNVLGPLTNPAGADAQVLGVYDPDLVPTIAESLTHMDVERALVVHGDGMDEIALHGPTTVAEVDGDEVTEFTLTPEDIGLERAPVADIAGGTPEENAEDLAGIVEGDVTGPKRDVILANAGAAVYVAGLADSIDEGATVAANAIDEGDAAATFEALRD, from the coding sequence ATACAAGAGTACATCGAGCGCGCGACCGAGGGAGAGAACCTGAGCGTCGCAGAGGCGCGGGAAGCGTCGACACGGGTCTTCGAGGGGGCGACGGAGGCGCAGATCGGCGCGCTGCTGGCGGCGCTGCGCGCGAAGGGGGAAACCGAGGCGGAGATCGCCGGGTTCGCGCAGGGGATGCGCGAGGCCGCGCGGACGATCGAGCCCGACGCCGGCCCGCTCGTCGACACCTGCGGCACCGGCGGCGACGACTACAACACGATCAACGTCTCGACCACGTCGGCGATCGCCGCCGCCGGCGCGGGCGTCACCGTCGCCAAACACGGGAACTACTCCGTCTCCTCGTCGTCCGGGTCGGCGGACGTGCTTGAGGTCGCGGGGGTCGAGGTCGACGCCGAACCACCGGCGGTGGAGGACGCCATCGAGCGCGACGGCATCGGCTTCATGCTCGCGACGGTGTTCCACCCCGCGATGAAGGCCGTCATCGGCCCGCGAAAGGAACTGGGAATGCGCACGGTCTTCAACGTCCTCGGCCCGCTGACGAACCCCGCGGGCGCCGACGCGCAGGTGCTCGGGGTGTACGACCCCGACCTCGTGCCGACCATCGCCGAGTCGCTCACCCACATGGACGTCGAGCGGGCGCTCGTCGTCCACGGCGACGGCATGGACGAGATCGCTCTCCACGGTCCGACGACGGTCGCCGAGGTCGACGGCGACGAGGTGACGGAGTTCACGCTCACGCCCGAGGACATCGGGCTGGAGCGCGCCCCTGTCGCCGACATCGCCGGCGGCACGCCCGAGGAGAACGCCGAGGACCTGGCGGGAATCGTCGAGGGCGACGTGACCGGCCCCAAGCGCGACGTGATCCTCGCGAACGCCGGCGCCGCCGTCTACGTCGCCGGCCTCGCCGACTCGATCGACGAGGGCGCCACCGTCGCCGCGAACGCGATCGACGAGGGCGACGCCGCCGCGACGTTCGAGGCGCTCCGGGACTGA